A stretch of Schistocerca cancellata isolate TAMUIC-IGC-003103 chromosome 3, iqSchCanc2.1, whole genome shotgun sequence DNA encodes these proteins:
- the LOC126177009 gene encoding cuticle protein 18.7-like isoform X2 — protein sequence MKVLVILSSVLAVALAKPGYLGLGVPAAIPVPADAPDVAVAKAAHLATQAAEAARNTLGVPVASIVPADEPHVAVAKAAHLNIQAAEAARNTLGVPAIAAAPIYAGAPVIAAARYAVAAPVIAGPANIVIGPGGVPLDTPEVASAKAAHAVAHAQSAALAAATPADPVSGLSLAAAYAAGIPAIHHADAITHLQYKAALLG from the exons GTGATCCTGAGCTCCGTGCTGGCTGTGGCCCTGGCCAAGCCCGGCTACCTGGGTCTGGGGGTTCCCGCCGCAATCCCGGTGCCCGCCGACGCCCCCGACGTGGCCGTGGCTAAGGCGGCGCACCTGGCCAcgcaggcggcggaggcggcgcgcaACACGCTGGGCGTGCCCGTGGCCTCCATCGTGCCCGCCGACGAGCCCCACGTGGCCGTCGCCAAGGCGGCGCACCTCAACATCCAGGCCGCCGAGGCCGCCCGCAACACCCTGGGCGTGCCCGCCATCGCCGCAGCTCCCATCTACGCCGGCGCCCCCGTCATCGCCGCCGCTCGCTACGCCGTGGCCGCCCCCGTCATCGCTGGACCCGCCAACATCGTGATCGGACCTGGTGGCGTTCCCCTGGACACTCCTGAG GTGGCTAGCGCCAAGGCCGCCCACGCTGTGGCCCACGCTCAGTCCGCAGCCCTGGCCGCCGCCACCCCCGCAGACCCCGTGTCTGGGCTGTCCCTGGCCGCCGCCTACGCTGCCGGCATCCCCGCCATCCACCACGCTGACGCCATCACACACCTCCAGTACAAGGCTGCCCTCCTCGGGTAG
- the LOC126177009 gene encoding cuticle protein 18.7-like isoform X1: MKVLVILSSVLAVALAKPGYLGLGVPAAIPVPADAPDVAVAKAAHLATQAAEAARNTLGVPVASIVPADEPHVAVAKAAHLNIQAAEAARNTLGVPAIAAAPIYAGAPVIAAARYAVAAPVIAGPANIVIGPGGVPLDTPEVASAKAAHAVAHAQSAALAAATPADPVSGLSLAAAYAAGIPAIHHADAITHLQYKAALLG; this comes from the exons ATGAAGGTCCTG GTGATCCTGAGCTCCGTGCTGGCTGTGGCCCTGGCCAAGCCCGGCTACCTGGGTCTGGGGGTTCCCGCCGCAATCCCGGTGCCCGCCGACGCCCCCGACGTGGCCGTGGCTAAGGCGGCGCACCTGGCCAcgcaggcggcggaggcggcgcgcaACACGCTGGGCGTGCCCGTGGCCTCCATCGTGCCCGCCGACGAGCCCCACGTGGCCGTCGCCAAGGCGGCGCACCTCAACATCCAGGCCGCCGAGGCCGCCCGCAACACCCTGGGCGTGCCCGCCATCGCCGCAGCTCCCATCTACGCCGGCGCCCCCGTCATCGCCGCCGCTCGCTACGCCGTGGCCGCCCCCGTCATCGCTGGACCCGCCAACATCGTGATCGGACCTGGTGGCGTTCCCCTGGACACTCCTGAG GTGGCTAGCGCCAAGGCCGCCCACGCTGTGGCCCACGCTCAGTCCGCAGCCCTGGCCGCCGCCACCCCCGCAGACCCCGTGTCTGGGCTGTCCCTGGCCGCCGCCTACGCTGCCGGCATCCCCGCCATCCACCACGCTGACGCCATCACACACCTCCAGTACAAGGCTGCCCTCCTCGGGTAG